The DNA sequence TCGGCGGCCTCCGACAGGGCGGCGGCGGCGCGGATCCGGTCCGCGATGTCGGCGTCCACGCCATCCGCCTGCGCGATGCCGTCGCGGTAGCTGTTGAGGTCGGCGATCACGATGCGATAGCCGAAAGCGAGGGCGGAGACGGTGCTGCTTCCCGAGCGCACCTGGGCGCGCAGGCCGGGCATCTCTTCGACGAAACGCTCGATACGGTCCAGAGCGCGCTGTGCGTTGCCGGGTACCGAGGAGAGCCCCTTCGTCCTGCTGCGGAATCCGGCGATGCTCTCGTCGGTCGCGTTCGCACGTAACCGGAAGGCCTCCGCGTCGCCCTGCCCGGAGACCAGGGCGGTGGCCGCCGCCCGCTCACGCTGTAACCGGCTGGCCAACTCGCTCGCCCCGTCGGCGGCTTCGACCATCGAGGTCAGCCGGTCCGCCTGGAGCGCCTGGTTGGTCTCGGGTGCCAGGGCCAGCACCGAGAAGGCGACGGCCACGGTGAGCGGCGCGGTGACGAGGAGTACGAGGCGACGATTGATTTTCACTGCGCGGCTCCGTCGCCGGAACCGGGCTTGAGTATCGGTGACACGCAGATACCTGTACCTGTTTACGGATGGTGGGGGGTGTCGGTGAGGGCGTGCCGCCGGGAGCGGTGGTGCTGGTGGGACAGACGAGGCCCCAGGGGCGCGCGGCATGATCCTATGCCGTAGTGCGCGCCTCCCGATGGGTGAATCCGCGAAAATCTGCGCATGGATTGCACGGAGGTGCTCCGACTTCGCTCACAAGTGAGCACAAACCAAGGGTTTTTTGACCGTGCGCGGCGCCGGGGGGCCGGGGCGGCCGACGGGGCGGGGCAGCCCGACGGGAACGTCCACCGGGGCCCCGCCGACCACGAAGTCCGACACGTGTCCCGGAAGTTGTGCGGACGCCGTCGCTCAACCGGTGCGCAGGCGCTCCTGCGGAGAGTGCGTGGGACGGGGCTGGTGCAGCAGCACCGCGGCCGGGACGGGAGCCGCGTCCGCCGGAAAGAACCTGGCCAGTTCGTGCCGGCCGTTGATGCGCAACTTCCGGTAGGAGTGCGTGAGATGGGACTCGACGTTCCGCAGGCTCACCTTCAGGAGCTGGGCGATGCCGCGGTTGCTCAGGCCCCGGGCGGCCAGCTCGGAGACCTGTCGTTCGGTCGGGGTGAGCAGCGACTCCGCGGAGTCCTTGCGCGGGTCGGGCCGCCCGCCCGCGTGCCGCAACTCCTGCTGCACCGCCTCCACCAGGCCGTCGGCGCCGAGCGAGATGGCGACCTCGTTGGCCCGGTGGAGCAGCTCGCGGGTACGGCGGACCTTGCCGCTCCGCCGCTGGGCGCTCCCCGCCGCGAACAGGGCGTGGGCGAAGACCAGCGGAGCCGGGGTCGGTTCGAGAAGCTCCACGGCACGCTCGGCGAGCTGGAGCGCCTCGCTGCCCGAACCGGCCGAGGCCTGGGCGGTCAGGGCCCGGCCCAGCGCCAGGGGAGCGCCCCAGCGCTGGGCCCGTTCGGTCTCCTCCCGGGCCGCGCTGCGGGCCGCGGCCACATTGCGGAGGGACAGCCGGAGGGTGGACAAGCTGGAGAGCCAGGGCAGGATCGCCGGGTTGACGATGCCCCGGCGGGTCAGCTCCTCCCCGCAGCGGGCGAGCAGTGTGAGGCCTTGCTGCGCCTGGCCCATCCTGCCCAGGGCACGCCCGGCGCTGTGCAGGAGGTGCAGCCGCCACCAGGTGCCGGGTTGTTCCCCGAGGAGCATCGGGGCCTCGTCGAGCAGAGCGCCGGCCATGGCGATGTCACCCCTCTCCAGCGCGACGTCGATGAGGACGCTCCGGGTGAGCGCACCGACGTGGTACTTGTCGGCGTGTATCGACGTGAGCAGTTCGAGCGCCGTGCGGGCGTCGTGCTCGGCCTCCGCGAGCTGGCCGCGGTGCAGCTGCACCAGGCCGCGTACGGCGTGGGCGTCGACGATCCTGGTCGCGGTGCCCTCGGCGTGCGCGAGCCGCACCTCCGTGTCCATGTGCCGCCCGGCCTCGTCCACGTCGCCCGCCCAGAGCTGCGCGAGGAGCGCGTGGTACCAGGTGGTCGAGCCGTACGGGGTGCGCGGCACGGTCAGGATGCGGTCGGCGATCCGCCGTACCGCCGCCGCCGAGTCCCCGGTGGCCGTACGCAGCAGCAGCACCCGCTCCAGCCGGTCCTCCACCCCGTCCCCGTGCCGGTAGGTGCCCTCGTGGATCCGGATGCGGGTGAACCGCTCGCGCAGCCGCGCGGCGGTGGCGGGATCCGGCGTGCCGCTCGCCCGCAGGGCTTGCTCCAGGGCCTGGCGGGCGCAGGCGGGATCGTCCAGCCGCAGGTGGATGTCCGACAGCCGCAACGCCTCCCGGAACCGCTCGACGGGGCCACAGGCGCCGGCCGCGTGTGCCGTCAGCGCGCGGGCGGAGGCGGGCAGGTCCAGGGCGGTGAGCGTCTGGATCCGTAGCGCTTCCGCGTGGGCGGCGTGCTCCTCGGGCACGCCGTGCAGGACGGCCCTGTCGATCAGGCGCCGGGCCCCCGAGGGGTCGCGGCCGACCATTCCCTGGGCGACGTCGAGGAGCAGACGGACCATCCACGGCTCGTCCAGGCGGTGGGAGTGCAGCAGATGGGCGGCGATGTCCTCGCAGGAGGCTCCGTGCCGGCGCATGAAGCAGGCGGCGAGGCGGTGGAGCTCCCCACGCTCGGCGCACGGGATGTCCTCGTAGAGCAGTCCGGCGAGCACGGGATGTCGAAACGTCATCCTCTCGGCGCACAGCAGGCCCGACTCGGTGAGCCGGGTGAGGGTATGACAGGCGTCCTCCGTGGGGACGCCGCAGAGAGCGGCGAGGATGGAGGGCTCCAGGGGGGTTCTGAGGATGCTGGCCGCCCTGGCGATGGCCAGGCCGTGCGGGCCGAGCCGCCTGAGCAGACACAGGATCCGTTCCCTGACCGCCCCCGGGCGCAGCCCCTCGCCCGACGGCTCCGCCGGTCTCCTGTCGGAGGGGTGCGTCGACGCGGTGCGTAACTGCTCGGTCAGCAGGTACGGGTTGCCGCCCGTGTCGGCGACCAGCGCGGCCACGGAACCGTGGTCCTGACCACGGAGCGTGACGGCCAGGTCCAGGGCGGCGCTCGGGCTGAGGTCGTGCAGGTGGATGTGCCGGTCGGGGCGGACGCCCTCCATGATCTCGACCAGGAGGTGCTGGTCGAG is a window from the Streptomyces sp. MMBL 11-1 genome containing:
- a CDS encoding BREX system ATP-binding domain-containing protein, whose product is MPQELFGRSAESKIVVEMLESAKGGVGSVALVEGIIGTGKTSFLRWAEQTAREQGMVILSATASPTEQHFSLGVVHQLLGTLPETAQKWDAAFASGGAPSGGGPDIPDYALLAELCAGLGRAARRAPVLLTVDCVQHADSRSLLWLGFLGRRLDNLPVVLLATKRCGEPALDQHLLVEIMEGVRPDRHIHLHDLSPSAALDLAVTLRGQDHGSVAALVADTGGNPYLLTEQLRTASTHPSDRRPAEPSGEGLRPGAVRERILCLLRRLGPHGLAIARAASILRTPLEPSILAALCGVPTEDACHTLTRLTESGLLCAERMTFRHPVLAGLLYEDIPCAERGELHRLAACFMRRHGASCEDIAAHLLHSHRLDEPWMVRLLLDVAQGMVGRDPSGARRLIDRAVLHGVPEEHAAHAEALRIQTLTALDLPASARALTAHAAGACGPVERFREALRLSDIHLRLDDPACARQALEQALRASGTPDPATAARLRERFTRIRIHEGTYRHGDGVEDRLERVLLLRTATGDSAAAVRRIADRILTVPRTPYGSTTWYHALLAQLWAGDVDEAGRHMDTEVRLAHAEGTATRIVDAHAVRGLVQLHRGQLAEAEHDARTALELLTSIHADKYHVGALTRSVLIDVALERGDIAMAGALLDEAPMLLGEQPGTWWRLHLLHSAGRALGRMGQAQQGLTLLARCGEELTRRGIVNPAILPWLSSLSTLRLSLRNVAAARSAAREETERAQRWGAPLALGRALTAQASAGSGSEALQLAERAVELLEPTPAPLVFAHALFAAGSAQRRSGKVRRTRELLHRANEVAISLGADGLVEAVQQELRHAGGRPDPRKDSAESLLTPTERQVSELAARGLSNRGIAQLLKVSLRNVESHLTHSYRKLRINGRHELARFFPADAAPVPAAVLLHQPRPTHSPQERLRTG